From a region of the Leptospira kmetyi serovar Malaysia str. Bejo-Iso9 genome:
- a CDS encoding DNA polymerase domain-containing protein: MSDSQLIEGTLFDIYHIEDKIHLWLLTENGETLLFHDHYQPVIYARGEESILKKLVQRLYELDAISGIPKLVDKKLFYENLAVPVLEITISRPSILSKVTKKLYALYGKFDIYHSDIEVPTSYMVEKKIFPLCKLEIYYINDKNGRIIKTIRTNKGDEIEKTEYEIPNFKTLSMRLKMSHRIPMQDNFLVFENEIGSWEFSGKNPKNLLLRIDELLKQEDPDIILSSYGDQIIFPYLFTQAQRMKIFPAFDRDRSSPIRRNIQTKGTSFNTYGKIVYRAPSYPLFGRWHIDRENSFVHKAADLLGIAELARLSRLPIQKMARASTGKALTSIETDVALREDYLVPWQKSAIESPKTALQLLEADKGGLVFQPDISFGMTAENVAQLDFAQMYPSTMVIHNISPECVNCLCCVNDPDVNRVPGLGYRICKKRKGIVAKALDHVLYRRAYYKRKTKEIREADQEKKYAEKLSEYDQKQSSLKWMLVTSFGYLGYRNAKFGRLESHESVNAFAREKLLIAKESAEERGYVFIHAITDSIFIRKEDSSSFSKEELDSLCSEIESKTKVKIDVDGIYTWLLFPSSSQDPQMPVANRYMGRFQNGQLKCRGIGARRKDLPIFIRNAQQEMLDWMREKITVFDLKNAESEILNIYDRYDAALKADRVPWEILLIRKSTSKELDEYEVAGPTAVSLNNLKEMGIEVQAGEKIRYLVLNRKAKSRDQWYLPEEMIPILKQKNQKIHLDLPYYRKLLVNVFREVWSEFASFRNFDSLIDEQRWLPFERCLKTEYERFLMDQREIA, from the coding sequence ATGTCCGATTCTCAACTCATAGAAGGAACTCTATTCGATATTTATCATATAGAAGACAAGATCCATCTATGGCTTCTGACGGAAAACGGAGAAACCCTTCTATTCCACGATCATTATCAACCGGTCATTTATGCGAGAGGGGAAGAATCCATTCTCAAAAAACTCGTCCAAAGATTATACGAACTCGACGCGATATCCGGAATTCCGAAACTCGTCGATAAAAAACTATTCTACGAAAATCTCGCCGTGCCCGTTTTGGAAATCACCATTTCCAGACCCTCCATTCTTTCCAAAGTCACCAAAAAACTCTATGCGCTTTACGGGAAGTTCGATATCTATCATTCGGACATAGAAGTTCCCACGAGTTATATGGTGGAAAAAAAGATATTCCCTTTGTGTAAATTAGAAATTTATTATATAAACGACAAAAACGGAAGAATCATCAAGACGATCCGCACGAACAAAGGGGATGAAATAGAAAAAACGGAATACGAGATCCCGAACTTCAAGACGCTTTCCATGAGACTCAAGATGAGTCATCGGATTCCGATGCAGGACAATTTTTTGGTTTTCGAAAACGAAATCGGATCTTGGGAATTTTCGGGAAAAAATCCGAAAAATCTTCTGCTTCGAATCGACGAACTTCTCAAACAGGAAGATCCCGATATCATTCTTTCCTCTTACGGAGATCAGATCATCTTTCCGTATCTTTTCACTCAAGCCCAACGTATGAAAATTTTTCCCGCTTTCGATAGGGATAGAAGTTCTCCGATCCGAAGAAACATTCAAACCAAAGGAACGAGTTTCAATACGTACGGAAAGATCGTGTATCGCGCTCCTTCTTATCCGTTGTTCGGAAGATGGCATATCGATCGTGAAAATAGTTTCGTTCACAAGGCCGCGGACCTTCTGGGGATCGCGGAGCTGGCGAGATTATCCAGACTTCCCATACAAAAGATGGCAAGGGCTTCGACCGGAAAGGCTTTGACGAGCATCGAAACAGACGTGGCGCTTCGCGAAGATTACCTCGTTCCCTGGCAAAAAAGCGCGATCGAATCACCGAAGACCGCTCTTCAACTTTTGGAAGCCGACAAAGGCGGTCTCGTGTTTCAACCGGATATTTCTTTCGGAATGACGGCGGAGAATGTGGCCCAACTGGACTTCGCTCAGATGTATCCGAGCACGATGGTGATTCATAACATTTCTCCCGAATGTGTGAACTGTCTTTGTTGCGTGAACGATCCGGACGTAAACAGAGTTCCCGGATTGGGTTATAGAATATGCAAAAAACGTAAAGGAATCGTAGCCAAGGCTCTCGACCACGTATTGTACAGAAGAGCGTATTACAAACGCAAAACGAAAGAAATCAGAGAAGCGGATCAGGAAAAAAAATACGCCGAAAAACTTTCGGAATACGATCAAAAACAATCCAGCTTAAAATGGATGCTCGTCACTTCGTTCGGATATCTCGGTTATAGAAACGCGAAATTCGGAAGATTGGAAAGTCACGAAAGCGTAAACGCGTTCGCAAGGGAAAAACTTCTGATCGCAAAAGAAAGCGCGGAAGAACGAGGATACGTTTTTATCCACGCGATTACGGACAGCATCTTTATCCGTAAGGAAGATTCTTCTTCTTTTTCAAAAGAGGAATTGGATTCCCTTTGTTCCGAGATCGAGAGTAAAACGAAAGTGAAAATCGACGTGGACGGAATTTACACTTGGCTTTTGTTTCCTTCCTCCAGTCAGGATCCGCAGATGCCCGTAGCCAATCGATACATGGGAAGATTTCAAAACGGACAACTCAAGTGTAGAGGAATCGGAGCCAGAAGAAAGGATCTTCCGATCTTTATCCGAAACGCCCAACAAGAAATGCTCGATTGGATGCGGGAAAAAATTACTGTCTTCGATTTAAAAAACGCAGAATCAGAAATTCTTAATATTTACGATCGATACGACGCCGCTTTAAAAGCGGATCGGGTTCCTTGGGAAATTCTTCTTATACGCAAATCGACTTCGAAAGAATTGGACGAATACGAGGTCGCGGGCCCCACCGCGGTTTCGCTTAACAATCTTAAGGAAATGGGAATCGAAGTTCAAGCGGGGGAAAAGATCCGTTATCTGGTTCTCAACCGAAAAGCGAAAAGTAGGGATCAGTGGTATCTTCCCGAAGAGATGATCCCGATTCTAAAACAAAAAAATCAAAAGATCCACTTGGATCTCCCGTATTATCGGAAACTTCTCGTCAACGTCTTTCGGGAAGTCTGGTCCGAGTTCGCGTCTTTTCGAAATTTCGATTCTCTGATCGACGAACAGAGGTGGCTTCCTTTCGAACGTTGTCTCAAAACGGAATATGAAAGATTCTTAATGGATCAAAGAGAGATCGCTTAA
- a CDS encoding Lp29 family lipoprotein, with amino-acid sequence MRYDQTFGFLLFSLLCVFDCNYHYYVQQSPPEATASIPNLSKVKIAYIGFRPYEAEITKSSAETRIYTANLIYPDRTILKFQNGSYASDLKSVGYRKDISSDKVKKFVQDYLNEVKESGVLELTYVTSVEKKGDEKIFKLKDIGVDYYVLGIHTPAFQTPKHAGSGAIQLFTSIFSVISFGLIPSYASLQAGTEIRIFDKNLNQLTSIKYDNGYSVLGAVWASSVPEECKRMGCNALKQVTSPPKFVYQEQGPKFEADVASFIQAQAAFRK; translated from the coding sequence ATGAGATACGATCAAACATTTGGATTCTTATTATTCAGTCTTCTTTGCGTCTTCGATTGCAATTATCACTATTACGTCCAACAATCCCCTCCGGAAGCGACGGCTTCGATTCCGAATTTGTCCAAGGTGAAAATCGCGTATATCGGGTTTCGTCCTTACGAAGCGGAGATCACGAAGTCTTCCGCGGAAACGAGGATTTATACCGCGAATCTGATTTATCCCGATCGAACTATATTAAAATTTCAGAATGGATCGTACGCGTCCGATCTGAAATCGGTAGGATATAGAAAGGACATATCCTCGGATAAGGTGAAAAAATTCGTTCAGGATTATTTGAACGAGGTTAAGGAAAGCGGAGTTCTCGAACTTACCTACGTAACGAGCGTTGAAAAAAAGGGAGACGAAAAAATCTTCAAACTCAAGGACATCGGAGTCGATTATTACGTTCTCGGAATTCATACGCCCGCGTTTCAAACCCCGAAACACGCAGGAAGCGGCGCGATTCAATTGTTCACGTCCATTTTTTCCGTGATCAGTTTCGGTTTGATTCCAAGTTATGCGTCTTTGCAGGCCGGAACCGAAATCAGAATCTTCGATAAGAATCTGAATCAACTGACTTCCATCAAATACGACAACGGATATTCCGTTTTGGGCGCGGTCTGGGCCTCTTCGGTTCCGGAAGAATGTAAAAGAATGGGATGCAACGCTCTGAAGCAGGTGACTTCTCCCCCTAAGTTCGTGTATCAGGAACAGGGACCGAAATTCGAAGCCGACGTCGCGAGTTTTATCCAGGCACAAGCGGCGTTTCGAAAGTGA
- a CDS encoding Lp29 family lipoprotein, whose translation MRKIHILAAICILAAISCNRHFYVKEFPVMGQTAVVGKKPKIAYLGFRTYSAKLTSVSGRRSTYTADLNYKNRTIPKLENGVFIDQMKNEGVRTDIPSEKVAAFAFEYLNLVKSSGAFEISQLVEVEKKEGSQFVYKLKNYPVDYYVIGIHGPAFVKDAHIGISLGKVFSVFFSIVSFGLFPIYSSELANTEVRVYDKNLKLVNRLEYDNSYTSVSAVWASASPDHCHSFKCNRGNFDSPYEFVYDGMGPKIEEDVLHSIQTKGSN comes from the coding sequence TTGAGAAAAATACATATCCTTGCGGCGATCTGCATTTTGGCCGCAATCAGTTGCAACAGACATTTTTACGTAAAAGAATTCCCGGTTATGGGACAAACCGCCGTTGTCGGTAAAAAACCGAAGATCGCCTATCTCGGGTTTAGAACCTACAGCGCCAAACTTACGAGCGTAAGCGGAAGAAGAAGCACCTACACGGCGGATTTAAACTACAAAAATCGAACGATTCCGAAACTCGAAAACGGGGTTTTTATCGACCAAATGAAAAACGAAGGCGTAAGAACCGATATTCCTTCCGAAAAAGTCGCGGCGTTTGCATTCGAATATTTGAATCTTGTAAAGTCCAGCGGAGCGTTCGAAATTTCTCAACTGGTCGAAGTGGAAAAGAAGGAAGGCTCGCAGTTCGTTTATAAACTTAAGAATTATCCGGTGGATTATTACGTGATCGGAATTCACGGCCCCGCGTTTGTCAAAGACGCTCATATCGGGATTTCGCTCGGAAAGGTTTTTTCGGTCTTTTTTTCCATCGTTTCGTTCGGTTTGTTTCCGATCTATTCTTCCGAACTCGCGAATACCGAGGTTCGGGTATATGATAAAAATTTAAAGTTAGTCAACAGACTTGAATACGATAATTCTTATACTTCCGTATCCGCGGTTTGGGCTTCGGCAAGTCCGGATCATTGTCATAGCTTTAAATGCAATCGAGGAAACTTCGATTCTCCGTACGAGTTCGTTTACGACGGAATGGGTCCAAAGATCGAAGAGGACGTGCTTCATTCGATTCAAACGAAAGGATCCAATTAG
- a CDS encoding LytTR family DNA-binding domain-containing protein: MKLNEMESNGAVFRGVDRNLLVTLSNIVYISSNGRYSVLHILDQNLEVVGTLKQTLQKLKSEKFARVHKQYIINMEFLGHVEYLTDGVHFAYRTDEEKSQVPMSGVYLTYTTARED, encoded by the coding sequence ATGAAGCTCAACGAAATGGAATCGAACGGAGCGGTGTTTCGAGGAGTCGATCGGAATCTTTTGGTCACCCTTTCGAATATCGTTTATATATCGTCTAACGGAAGATATTCCGTTTTGCACATTTTGGATCAGAACTTGGAAGTAGTGGGCACGCTGAAGCAGACTTTGCAAAAGCTGAAATCGGAAAAGTTCGCGAGGGTTCACAAACAATATATTATAAATATGGAATTTTTAGGCCACGTGGAATATCTGACGGACGGAGTTCATTTCGCGTATAGGACGGACGAGGAGAAAAGCCAGGTTCCCATGAGCGGGGTGTATCTAACTTACACGACTGCGAGAGAGGATTGA
- a CDS encoding flavin-containing monooxygenase, translating into MTQKLKEKTEKAKTSDHAVLDAVIVGTGFAGLGMGIRLKQAGIHSFVILEQAEGVGGTWRDNHYPGAACDVQSHLYSFSFERNPNWSRMYGLQSEILNYLNHCTDKYDLRSHIHFNNSVNSAVFDERSGLWHVTSINGNSYKCRSFINGSGGLSRPVLPDIPGLKKFKGKMFHSARWDHSYDLNNKTVAVIGTGASAIQIVPAIQPDVKKLHLFQRTAPWVIAKPDRAISKGERWLFRIFPPAQWLFRLAIYWMLEFRVIAFTIHPGLMKALEFFAKGYIKKQVKNPELRQKVTPNFTIGCKRVLISNEYYGALQKPNVTVITTPIQEIRENGIVTQDGVEHPIDALILATGFQAAEAMAPFELKGLGGLDLNDAWKNGAEAYLGTTVSGFPNLFLIVGPNTGLGHSSMVLMIESQINYTLQCILSLRKKRLKFINVLKEAQDKYNQSIQKRLEKSIWNTGGCVSWYRTKSGKNTTLWPGFTFEFRLKTKSVNLSHYEVAKSDDQLESIGLVSRIAMLFSGIFS; encoded by the coding sequence ATGACTCAGAAATTGAAAGAGAAGACCGAAAAAGCGAAAACTTCGGATCACGCGGTTTTGGACGCCGTGATCGTCGGGACCGGGTTTGCCGGACTCGGTATGGGAATCCGTTTGAAACAAGCGGGAATTCACTCGTTCGTGATTTTGGAACAAGCCGAAGGAGTGGGCGGAACTTGGAGAGACAATCATTATCCGGGCGCGGCCTGCGACGTTCAGTCGCATTTGTATTCTTTCTCGTTTGAAAGAAATCCCAACTGGTCCAGAATGTACGGACTTCAATCCGAAATTCTAAATTATCTAAATCATTGCACGGATAAATACGATCTTAGATCGCATATTCATTTTAACAACTCCGTGAATTCGGCGGTGTTCGACGAAAGGTCGGGGCTGTGGCACGTAACGTCTATCAACGGAAATTCCTATAAGTGCAGAAGTTTTATCAACGGTTCCGGCGGTCTCAGTCGTCCCGTTCTTCCCGATATTCCCGGTTTGAAAAAATTCAAAGGAAAGATGTTTCATTCCGCGAGATGGGATCATTCCTACGATCTGAACAATAAAACCGTCGCCGTGATCGGAACGGGCGCGAGCGCGATTCAGATCGTTCCGGCGATTCAGCCTGACGTTAAAAAACTTCATCTCTTTCAAAGAACCGCTCCTTGGGTGATCGCGAAACCGGATCGTGCGATTTCGAAAGGCGAAAGATGGTTGTTCCGCATTTTTCCTCCGGCTCAGTGGTTGTTCCGTCTTGCGATTTACTGGATGTTGGAATTCAGAGTGATCGCGTTTACGATTCATCCTGGTCTTATGAAAGCGCTGGAATTTTTCGCGAAAGGTTATATCAAAAAACAGGTTAAGAATCCCGAACTCAGACAAAAGGTGACTCCGAACTTTACGATCGGTTGTAAGAGGGTATTGATCTCGAACGAATACTACGGCGCATTACAAAAACCGAATGTGACCGTGATAACAACTCCGATTCAGGAAATCAGGGAGAATGGAATCGTAACCCAGGACGGGGTGGAACATCCGATCGATGCTTTGATTCTCGCCACGGGTTTTCAAGCCGCGGAAGCGATGGCTCCTTTCGAACTGAAAGGACTCGGAGGCTTGGACCTGAACGACGCGTGGAAAAACGGCGCCGAGGCGTATCTCGGAACCACGGTTTCCGGTTTTCCGAATCTGTTTTTGATCGTAGGTCCGAACACGGGGCTCGGTCACAGTTCCATGGTGTTGATGATAGAATCTCAGATCAATTATACGCTTCAGTGTATTCTTTCCTTACGCAAGAAACGATTGAAGTTCATCAACGTCTTGAAGGAAGCTCAGGACAAATACAACCAAAGCATCCAAAAACGACTCGAAAAATCCATCTGGAACACGGGCGGTTGCGTTAGTTGGTATCGCACGAAAAGCGGAAAGAACACGACTCTTTGGCCGGGGTTTACGTTCGAATTCAGATTGAAAACGAAGTCGGTCAATCTCTCGCACTACGAAGTCGCCAAATCGGACGATCAGTTGGAAAGTATCGGTTTGGTTTCCAGAATCGCGATGTTGTTTTCCGGAATTTTTAGTTGA
- a CDS encoding Pycsar system effector family protein, with protein sequence MQSEYFSNTRARSSVDYLLRTVHQHHVQLSLMADQKANILIAASFVILSLALGFLQRGTYVTGIVLLMGFIAIAASLAIFAVMPLSRPDKIRKKNPLFFGDFAADDEETFFKNVEATLETDASLYKAISFDIYQMGKTIYFTKYRYIRWSYRFFLAGFFSGGTLIVFESIGWIPSLIRG encoded by the coding sequence ATGCAGTCAGAATATTTTTCAAACACCCGGGCCCGATCCTCGGTGGATTATCTATTAAGAACCGTTCACCAACACCATGTCCAACTGAGTCTGATGGCGGATCAAAAAGCCAATATCCTAATCGCGGCGTCCTTCGTGATTCTTTCTTTGGCTCTCGGCTTTTTGCAAAGAGGCACTTACGTCACCGGAATCGTTCTTCTGATGGGATTTATCGCGATCGCCGCTTCCTTGGCGATTTTCGCCGTGATGCCCTTGTCCAGACCGGATAAGATTCGAAAAAAGAATCCTTTGTTCTTCGGAGATTTTGCCGCGGACGACGAGGAAACTTTTTTTAAAAACGTGGAAGCCACCCTGGAAACGGACGCTTCTCTTTATAAGGCGATTTCATTCGATATCTATCAGATGGGAAAAACCATCTACTTTACGAAATATAGATATATTCGCTGGAGTTATCGGTTTTTTTTGGCGGGTTTTTTCAGCGGCGGAACCCTGATCGTCTTCGAAAGCATCGGTTGGATTCCTTCTTTGATCCGGGGATAA
- a CDS encoding DUF4345 family protein gives MQTDSIAMNRTADGNKILSLISKVYLVMNLIVYGGFTLGFFFIPIRLASLIGIEIRDSAALADFRAMYGGLCLGISALFVLGLFREEFKKSSVVLALTAAVGLLSGRIYTLVLDGPGNEYIYISMATEIGAILIGTWILKRS, from the coding sequence ATGCAAACTGATAGTATCGCAATGAATCGAACCGCGGACGGAAATAAAATTCTCTCCTTAATCTCGAAAGTTTATCTCGTTATGAACCTGATCGTTTACGGCGGCTTTACGCTGGGATTCTTTTTCATTCCGATTCGACTCGCCTCCTTAATCGGAATCGAAATCAGAGATTCCGCGGCCCTCGCCGATTTTAGGGCGATGTATGGAGGACTTTGTTTGGGCATAAGCGCCCTTTTCGTTTTGGGTTTGTTCAGGGAAGAATTTAAAAAGTCATCCGTCGTTTTGGCGCTCACCGCGGCAGTCGGACTTTTGTCGGGGAGAATTTACACTCTCGTTTTGGACGGACCGGGCAACGAGTACATTTATATCAGCATGGCGACCGAGATCGGAGCGATTCTGATCGGAACCTGGATCTTAAAACGTTCTTAA
- a CDS encoding helix-turn-helix domain-containing protein — MIYVEWFANAFAVFGGFLAFLLSVSEWITFKKTKFQIYFSAALLLIGILQILNAISFQGVFQNTVLYVRFSLPVLFLIGPVAYVALRAMVEEEFQWNTKSILSFVPAALCGLVLFVVPRETLILPWERNPDLPFENVNWIFWIYGFAGVYSFLFGVLIFRILSAVSEMKLRILIWICFMDFTTVSAFGLLGLYYGIFFLKISAVVVSIALCGIYYVRKEYSNLEETIHVELVKAKYSRSRLGGLEVDSILARLETMMETERMYQNEEVSLGYVAERVSLTTHQLSELINRKLNKSFFVWLNQYRVEEAKKLLKETDKTVLEIAMEVGFNNRSSFNEAFLKLTEKTPIDFRKTAKV, encoded by the coding sequence ATGATCTACGTAGAATGGTTCGCCAATGCCTTTGCCGTTTTCGGCGGGTTTCTCGCGTTTTTACTCTCCGTTTCAGAATGGATCACATTCAAAAAAACTAAATTTCAAATCTACTTCTCCGCCGCTCTGCTTCTGATCGGAATTTTACAAATCTTGAATGCGATTTCATTTCAGGGCGTTTTTCAAAATACGGTCTTATACGTTCGATTCAGTCTTCCCGTTTTGTTTCTGATCGGCCCGGTCGCGTACGTCGCTTTGAGAGCGATGGTTGAAGAAGAATTTCAATGGAATACGAAGTCGATTCTTTCCTTTGTTCCGGCCGCTTTGTGCGGTCTTGTCTTGTTCGTCGTTCCGAGAGAAACCTTGATTCTTCCTTGGGAAAGAAACCCGGATCTTCCCTTCGAAAACGTGAACTGGATCTTTTGGATCTACGGGTTTGCCGGAGTTTATTCCTTTTTATTCGGAGTCTTGATCTTTCGGATTCTTTCCGCGGTTTCCGAAATGAAACTGAGAATTTTGATTTGGATCTGTTTTATGGATTTCACCACGGTTTCCGCTTTCGGGCTTCTCGGACTTTATTACGGGATCTTCTTTTTGAAAATTTCGGCGGTAGTCGTTTCGATTGCTTTATGCGGAATCTATTATGTTCGAAAAGAATATTCGAATCTGGAAGAAACGATTCACGTCGAACTCGTTAAGGCGAAGTATTCCCGATCCAGATTGGGAGGTTTGGAAGTGGATTCCATTCTTGCCCGTTTGGAAACGATGATGGAAACCGAAAGGATGTATCAAAACGAAGAGGTTTCTCTCGGCTACGTCGCCGAAAGAGTTTCGTTGACGACCCATCAATTATCCGAACTCATCAACCGCAAACTCAACAAAAGTTTTTTCGTGTGGTTGAATCAATACAGGGTGGAAGAGGCAAAAAAACTTTTGAAGGAAACGGACAAAACCGTTTTGGAAATCGCGATGGAAGTCGGATTCAACAATCGTTCCTCCTTCAACGAAGCCTTTTTGAAACTCACCGAAAAAACGCCGATCGATTTTCGAAAAACCGCCAAGGTCTAA